The Loxodonta africana isolate mLoxAfr1 chromosome 1, mLoxAfr1.hap2, whole genome shotgun sequence genomic sequence TACTACCTGGAATTCTGTCAGCTGCTGCATGAGTTCCTCTTGCTCTTTGCTGTTTGTGAGTGGTGGCAGGATGTTCAGAAAGACTTTGAGCAGGTCCAGACTTTCTCCAGACACACTGGACAGTGTGAAGATAGGGGTGACACTGTAAAGGGAGGCATGGAATGGACAGATGAGCAAAGTCCCAACAGGAGGCAGAGGCCAGGGCCCCACACATGGGAAGGTGAGCTTTTCTCTGCGTGGCTGAGGGCCCTTCTCTTCTACCTGTTAACCTCCATGGAAGCTCTGAGCTCAATCTCTGTGAGCCAGGACATAAAGCCCATCCAGAGCATAAGGGAGGTGGTGAATGCCTGGTATATTACTCCCCAGTATCATAAAGTATTTGCAAACCTGCAGGCTGGCTCAAAGTGAGGGCTGGACGGGGGAGCGCTCAAATACTTCAGGAAAGACTCCCTCCCACTATCCCAAGCTGAAGAACCACAGAACCGAGAAATGTTCTGGCCCTGGGGATGGTCCACCAAGCTCCTGGGCAATGGGCCCTTGTGGCAGCCTTCCCTGTGAATCAGGTCTGGGGTGAGGCAGGCTTACTTGGGTGACTGGGCAAATTGCTGAGCAGCAGTGACAGCATCATCCTCAGAGGTGACCAACATGGGGACTTTGTGGCAGCCAGGTTGTTTGAGGACCCGCTCCAGCTGGCGTACCGTCCTCTCCACTGTGGTCTTGGCACAGAGATCCACCTTGCTGACCACGATGAAGAAGGGCACTTTCAGGGCCAGGGCCAGCCCCAGATGTTCCCTTGTGGTGCCAGCTGCCTCAGAGAAGGCAGGCAGCAGGAGGAAAAAGGGAGAGAATGTgagagggaggagagggaagaagaGTGTCAGTCTGGCTCTCAGATCTGAGAGTTAACACCTCCCACCCCTACTCCAGCCATGTCCCTGCCCCCATGCCTCGTACCAATCCCAGTGTTGGCACTGACGAGGAGGAGGGCACAGTCGGGGCAGTATGAGGTGAGGCCAAAGATGGTGGTGTGCAGGTACTTGTGGTGGCCTGCCAGGTCGATGAAGGTGATCATCTTGGAGCTGCTCTCACAGATCTCTTCTGCCGTCCGTGAATCACTGTAATTCACCACCTGGCCCAGAGCCCAAGGCTCTCAGTGCCCACTGTCAGCCTCCCCAACCCTTTAAGAGTCACCAGGACCTAAATCAGCCACTGGGTGACCTTGCTTCTTAACCCTTAGCCCCATTTCTTGTTTAATTCAGTTGTTTCCCcatttgttttctaagagggacaGAACTTGTTCACTGTACCCTCAGGGCCTTCATCTACACTTCTCCAAAAAGTCTCCACATTTTGCCCCTAACCTCTGCCCTTCACAGCTACTATCCCATCCTCAGTGGCTGGCCCCACTGGGTCCCGTTGATTGCATGCACCTCTCCCTTGCTGTTAAAGCCCAGGATCTCGAAGCTGATGCTGGAGGTTCGGCCAGATTGAATCTCATGCAGGTGGCGGAAAAGGTTGAGCCGGGCCCGGCCCCGCCCATTGTCCAGCTCTCCCTGGGTGAGGACTCCAAGCAGAGTCGACTTCCCTGAGTCCACATTCCCCAGGACGGCCACACGGAGGTCTAGGAACTGTGGACAAATTGCCAGGGGTAAGGGCTCCGATGTCTCACCTCTCTCAACAGGGGGTTGGGCCAATGGCAATGAAGCCCCCTGGGGAGCAAGTGATGAACTGGACACCCCCAGGATCCCAGGCCAGGGGAGAGTCTGTCACTATAGGGCCCTCCCAGGGAACATGGGTGTGGGGGGCTGGGAAAGATATGTGCTTCACCTGTTGGTTGTCAGGGACCTTTCGTACCAGCACCTCAGTGATCTTCCGGGGCATGTCGCTATCATAATCCACTTCTCGCTCCCGGAGAACGGTGATG encodes the following:
- the GTPBP2 gene encoding GTP-binding protein 2 isoform X2, whose translation is MKWRLQEGRGEAVYQIGVEDNGLLVGLAEEEMRASLKTLHRMAEKVGADITVLREREVDYDSDMPRKITEVLVRKVPDNQQFLDLRVAVLGNVDSGKSTLLGVLTQGELDNGRGRARLNLFRHLHEIQSGRTSSISFEILGFNSKGEVVNYSDSRTAEEICESSSKMITFIDLAGHHKYLHTTIFGLTSYCPDCALLLVSANTGIAGTTREHLGLALALKVPFFIVVSKVDLCAKTTVERTVRQLERVLKQPGCHKVPMLVTSEDDAVTAAQQFAQSPNVTPIFTLSSVSGESLDLLKVFLNILPPLTNSKEQEELMQQLTEFQVDEIYTVPEVGTVVGGTLSSGICREGDQLVVGPTDDGCFLELRVCSIQRNRSACRVLRAGQAATLALGDFDRALLRKGMVMVSPEMNPTICSVFEAEIVLLFHATTFRRGFQVTVHVGNVRQTAVVEKIHAKDKLRTGEKAVVRFRFLKHPEYLKVGAKLLFREGVTKGIGHVTDVQAIAAGEAQANMGF